Proteins encoded within one genomic window of Lysinibacillus sphaericus:
- a CDS encoding Ger(x)C family spore germination protein, translating into MNKKILCILVVLTTLLSGCWDVTEPQRMYYIHALGIDFKDGHYETYMQIIDFANIAKSEQPNNPQAQQAEIGQAKGKTIEDSFFDLYHSIDQKAFWGHITYIILSEEVMKSNKVNQVLDFLTRYREMRYQIWVYGTKEPLDKLLVVTPINNKALTLSKLGDPLNSFRQESFVTPINVRKLAIGLNEPSHEVYLPLVSIDKEWETSKGQTESIEIKGVALLSNEGYKGTLTQNKANGVKWMTNETMRSEITGQIGEGENSYVTVALEHIKVHITPIVKNENVQFDIEIKLEATSVLGITKKITTKEIQKEIEKQVEKEVRETFKEAIALDTDIYRLSEQLYRKNVKTWKKLEKNGKIELTEDSIRNIKVNVYKINPGRGSYTETIRK; encoded by the coding sequence ATGAATAAAAAAATACTCTGTATATTGGTAGTACTGACGACACTGCTGTCAGGTTGTTGGGATGTCACTGAACCACAAAGGATGTACTATATTCATGCACTTGGTATCGATTTTAAAGATGGTCATTATGAAACCTATATGCAAATTATTGACTTTGCCAATATAGCCAAATCAGAACAGCCTAATAATCCGCAAGCCCAACAAGCTGAAATTGGACAAGCCAAAGGTAAAACAATAGAAGATTCTTTTTTTGATTTATATCATTCCATTGATCAAAAAGCATTTTGGGGTCATATTACCTACATTATACTGTCAGAAGAAGTCATGAAAAGCAACAAAGTCAACCAAGTACTTGACTTTTTAACTCGTTATCGCGAAATGAGATACCAAATTTGGGTATATGGCACAAAAGAGCCACTCGATAAATTACTAGTCGTGACACCAATTAATAATAAAGCACTTACATTATCGAAACTCGGTGATCCATTAAATTCATTTAGGCAAGAATCTTTTGTTACACCGATTAATGTTCGAAAATTGGCTATCGGTCTAAATGAGCCTAGTCATGAAGTGTACTTACCTCTCGTCTCAATTGATAAAGAATGGGAAACGTCGAAAGGACAGACTGAATCAATTGAAATAAAAGGTGTTGCCCTATTATCGAATGAAGGCTATAAAGGGACTCTCACACAAAATAAAGCTAACGGTGTCAAATGGATGACCAATGAAACAATGCGCAGTGAAATCACAGGGCAAATTGGTGAAGGTGAAAATTCCTATGTAACCGTTGCTTTGGAACATATAAAAGTTCATATTACACCTATCGTAAAAAACGAAAATGTACAATTTGATATTGAAATCAAATTGGAGGCAACCAGCGTTCTTGGTATTACCAAAAAAATCACTACTAAAGAAATTCAGAAAGAGATCGAAAAACAAGTGGAAAAAGAGGTAAGAGAAACGTTTAAGGAAGCTATAGCGTTGGACACAGATATTTACCGTTTATCTGAACAACTTTATCGAAAAAACGTTAAAACGTGGAAAAAATTAGAAAAAAACGGAAAAATAGAGTTAACTGAAGATTCTATACGCAATATTAAAGTAAATGTTTACAAAATAAATCCTGGCAGAGGATCTTATACTGAAACAATTAGAAAATAG
- a CDS encoding spore germination protein, whose translation MPSTEKSLDLNRLKQLFEKSADVYFQEYVFKQHRVQFVICEAMIDQQLLHDVIVRRVQSLFDHLTDTSLQDNVDTKLHIPNLKQVTEESDAISLVYTGHLLLYFESDELLYASNIAKKPNRNPEETRMEVLVKGPRDNFIEDISVNIALLRKRLPTNSLCVEKMELGKRSKTTVAILYFGDIANMDILNSIKVQLQSVDTDIVFSGDLLMERVNKNTRFFPKTDYTGRPDFAIQALIRGRFLIFVDGVAYAVITPVNLFLLLKSGEDNEYPIVFSSLERLLRISGIFIGLLLPAFWLALTTYHQNQLPLLFLATVVQGRTGLPLPSSLEMLLMLLMFELFREAGLRLPSVIGGTISVVGGLIIGDAAIRAGVTSPEMIVIIAVSTIASFTLVNQSLVTTISIFRVGFILLSGFFGLFGFFISLYLTLLYLCNIRIFGYSYMQVGGDLDWQTIKKTLFRLSPKGYAKRPNYIAPQDQTRTSEDKNE comes from the coding sequence ATGCCTTCAACAGAAAAGTCCTTAGATTTAAACCGCTTAAAACAGTTATTTGAAAAATCTGCTGACGTTTATTTTCAAGAGTATGTATTTAAGCAGCATCGAGTACAATTCGTCATTTGTGAGGCAATGATTGATCAGCAACTACTCCATGACGTGATTGTAAGGCGCGTTCAATCTCTTTTTGATCATTTAACAGACACATCACTGCAAGATAACGTCGATACAAAGTTACACATCCCTAACTTAAAACAAGTAACAGAAGAATCAGATGCCATTTCACTCGTATATACTGGCCACTTACTTCTTTATTTTGAATCCGATGAACTACTTTACGCAAGTAATATTGCCAAAAAGCCAAATCGTAATCCGGAAGAAACACGGATGGAAGTACTTGTTAAAGGGCCTCGAGATAACTTTATTGAAGATATTTCCGTCAATATTGCGTTATTAAGAAAACGACTGCCGACGAATTCCTTATGTGTTGAAAAAATGGAATTGGGAAAACGTTCAAAAACAACGGTTGCCATACTTTATTTTGGTGACATCGCCAACATGGACATTTTAAATAGTATAAAAGTACAGCTACAATCCGTTGATACAGATATTGTCTTTAGCGGTGATTTGCTTATGGAACGTGTCAACAAAAATACGCGATTTTTCCCGAAAACGGATTATACAGGACGTCCAGATTTCGCGATTCAAGCATTGATTCGCGGACGTTTTCTTATTTTTGTAGATGGTGTAGCGTATGCGGTTATCACACCGGTTAATTTATTTTTACTATTAAAATCAGGCGAGGATAATGAATATCCGATTGTTTTTAGTTCTCTGGAACGTTTACTACGTATATCAGGTATTTTTATCGGTTTGCTCTTACCTGCTTTTTGGCTTGCCTTAACGACTTATCATCAAAATCAATTACCTTTACTGTTTTTAGCAACAGTTGTGCAAGGTCGAACAGGTTTACCTCTTCCCTCTTCATTGGAAATGCTATTAATGCTACTGATGTTCGAGCTCTTTCGAGAAGCAGGTCTACGTTTACCATCTGTTATTGGCGGAACGATAAGTGTTGTTGGTGGTTTAATTATTGGTGATGCAGCCATACGTGCCGGTGTGACAAGCCCAGAAATGATCGTTATTATTGCTGTCTCTACCATCGCTTCCTTTACACTTGTAAATCAATCTCTCGTTACGACCATTAGTATTTTCCGTGTTGGTTTTATTTTGTTAAGCGGCTTCTTTGGGTTATTTGGCTTCTTTATATCCCTATACTTAACCCTTCTTTACTTATGTAATATAAGAATATTCGGTTATTCTTATATGCAAGTTGGCGGTGATTTAGACTGGCAAACCATTAAGAAAACACTTTTCCGTTTATCCCCTAAAGGTTACGCCAAACGCCCAAACTATATTGCTCCACAAGATCAAACACGTACGAGTGAGGATAAAAATGAATAA